The segment TCCACTACTACCTGGCCACTGCAGAAACACCAAATGCTTCACATGAAATTCTTACACAACCTCAGTGGGAGTGTTGCAGGCACATCATTTCAGggattttgctttttatgttaaTGAGAGACAAGAAATATGTATACCtatacacagctctttacagCTCTCATTGTAACgtgtttcaaaaataaatatattagttgcTGTGGGCAATGTCGTTCCTCTGTTTTCAAAATGACAGACCAGCCTGACCTGTTAATCCTCTACTTGTCACTTAGGGAGTTGCCAAAATCATTCTGGCcctataaaaatttgcatgaCTGTTCTTGTGCTGATTAATTCATACATGCCTGATTGAATGTATTGTACTGTTTAATATTCTTTTACTGAAATCTGAGTTCAGTTTAAGGTTTGTTAGGTTCGTTAGAACCATTTGGTTTAACCTTTGTCATAAATTCTGTTTCAGGGATCAGAATAAATACAAAGATGCTGCCAATCTATTAAATGATGCCTTGGCCATCCGAGAAAAGACTTTGGGAAAAGATCACCCAGCGGTCtgtattttcattttctattttctgtcctttctttttttttttttttgcagtctttcaTTCCATCTAACACATTGTCAACTCTAATCTGGTGTTAACAAACCTTAATGTTAAACTCAACAGGAGAGAATACTTGTAGATTGGCTGATGCCTAGATGTAGCAGGTATGAATCTGTAGTTCTGAGCACTTCAAAAACCAATCAGCTCTAATATGCTTCACATGCACACATGTATGTTTGTGTTATAGCAGCAGTCCTTAAGGCACCAAAGATTGGCTTTTGTCATGACTGATTTCCTGTGTCTTCCTAATATGTCACTCATATACCATATATGTTAGTTGTAAATATTCCTTTTAATGATCGTTTGAGATTTTTCATACCTCATTGCTATTAAACCCATTTTAGGGCTGAAGGACAAAGTCTCTCGTAGGAAGTTCTCCCCTGCCATCCACTGGGCGATCGCTTCTTCTGCTCTATTTATAGTGGTAGTCCTAAGCTTTGTGTTGAATGGTGTCAGATCATATACAATGTTTGGGCATCCCAATTAGCTACTGTGGTCCACTTAGTGCATCCCCATCCACACCCAGAAGGACCAGGTATTTAGAAAGCGGTCTTATAGAGCAATGGTGTGGGAGCAGGAAGAAGGTTTCAACTAATAGGGGCATTCCTTATGTTGGCAAATCAGTCACTTCAGCCTTGCAACAGTAATCCCCAGTAAATCTCTAGGAAATTAAGTATCTTTCTTAGATAGTTGTCGCATGTCCCTATGAGACGTTTTCTCAACTATCTATGCTGGTAACAgcttaaaatatttgattttccttAGCATTCAGTCCTGGTGAAAGTGGTCACCTTGATGAGTAAAGGGGGTGAATTTGCCTAGTGTGGGCACAGATGGCAGTAAAACCTTTCCCTACCttttacaaataagaaaaaaaaacttttgaaatctAAATTTAGCTGTCAAGTTCACTTTACTATTAGAAGTGAACATTTTTAGAAAGACCGTCGTAAGACTACATTAAAAATAGTAGGTGGATTTTTTAGTTATGGGAAATGGGATTAGGAGACTGCTGCTGTAGCCAAAACATATGGCTTTTGGTATTGAATTAGAAGTTTGATTTGTTTCCCCCCTAATTTATAATGATGATGCTAAAAACCGCATATTATTCTGCACAATAAAAAATCACATAGATTTTAATGCAACCTGATCTCTTATAATAAACTCATAGTAAAGGGCAAAGATTACTACTTCTAGCAGGAACTTGTTTTGCTGGCTTGAAAAAAACTTCTGATTTTAACTATTTAGTTGGAGTATTCACTTCAACAAAATGCATCTGCTAATTATTGGTGCTGTGTTCTTCATTTGCCTAGGCCAAATATTCTAGTTGGTGGAAACCTTAACTGCATAAAACTCTACACAGGTTTGTGATGTTTGTAAGCAGTGTTTTTTTAGGAGGGtctgcaacttttttgttttagggcaTAGTGGCAGTGTCTGCAGATAGTTCTTTCACCCAAACAGTTCTAGATACCTAATGAAACATCCTTGTGGATGGTAAGGTGGACTTTAAGGTATTGGGGGAGCCTATACCGCTCTCATGTGACTGCAGTGGCCTGAATGGCCTTTACGAAGTGGGAACTCTTGATTTAAAAAGGGGGCTTCGCTCCCTTGTCCAAACTCCAAGACCAGATGTTGTAAGTTTACCCTGAATAGGGATAATTACAATTTACATGCagtgtatgtaaaaaaagtgtggttgtgtattttatataaatataataaatgctgtCTTCCCCAGTGTTCTCTCTGTGCTGTGCTTATCCTGTAAGCTCACTACAGTAACTTCTTGCAAATGTGTAATTTTCCACCAAGGTCTCAACATTACAGGTCTACAGTGACCACAATGTATCTGCTAATGTGTTGTTCAGTGGAACAACTTCTTGTAGTCTAGGAACAGTTTGGCAATGCTTCAGGTTAACTGAGTGACCATGGAACTGTAGTCAGCAAAGCTCCATGCATTTAGTGTAACCATGCATATACTGCCACAGATGTCTGTTCTCTGTATCTTTTAAAGACCACTTGTTGACAGAGAAGAGGTGAGGAAATAGAGCTCCTTGCATGTTACGTTATTGTTCTGCAAACATCACAGACTAATACACAATTGAGTTTCATCCATTtaggcttttaaaaatgtgaggaaagaTGTCAGGAATTATTTCACCATTGTACTTTTAATCAATTGAAATATGAATATAAGCAGCAGTTTATTGCACTTGTAGGAAAATGATGGATGTCTTCTCTGACCTACAATATTTCGGAAAAGCAAACACAAAGTCCTTCTGTTCTTTTCCTGCAGATATTGGCCTAACTTCTTCCCCCTTCCTCTCTGTcagaatcaattttttttttaaatctgttctgGTCCTCTAAGGGTCTTTGTTACTTGGTGTTATGGTAATTGGTTAAAGCTGGTGGATATTAAACTCCGTTTTATTTTCTGCAGGTCGCAGCCACTCTTAATAACCTAGCTGTGCTGTATGGGAAGAGGGGGAAATACAAGGAAGCAGAACCATTATGTAAGAGGGCCCTGGAGATCCGGGAAAAGGTAAGCTGCTTGACTGCTAAATTACTGAAGGTCTTTTGGCTTTTGGATTTCAGTGTATATATAAGTGTTGTTACACCTTTTGTAGCAAAGAATACTGGCAGTATTAGGAGGCAGCCACCACACATTCCTTACGCATGACAGGTGCTTTTAAGGtgcctaaaaaatgtattcttttgtatgtatttaaaaaaaaaatgtaagaatgacAGGGATGACTTTTTGACTTTGAGaagtagacattttttttctctttcaagcCCTACTTAACCCTTAAAAATTCTAGCTTTCAAactctattatttttttagcctGTGTCACCTATTGCAAAATTCCTCCTCTCGTTTCTGTTTGGATgatcaaaaaatcaaaaagaaaaacaaagtggtTGAGAGAAGAACACCTACAAATTCTGTTTCTACTACCTTTGCCTACCTGTTTCAGTGACCTTGACTGTGACaattagatataaataaatacatttgtgtgtgtgtttttttttttgtgttcatctatttatttttgattgcCATATTGGTTATAACAATGTACATTTTACTAGCAGGTGAGTgatctcttttctttctctgtagGTGTTGGGTAAAGACCATCCAGATGTAGCTAAGCAACTGAACAACTTGGCCTTACTGTGTCAGAACCAGGGCAAATACGAGGAAGTGGAATACTATTACCAGAGAGCACTGGAGATTTATCAGACCAAATTGGGGCCAGACGATCCTAATGTGGCAAAAACCAAGAATaacctggtaaaataaaaaatacaggcaCAAAACACCCGATCAttacatctttcttttttaaggCTTGGGCTGCTAAACTAAGCCATAACATGGAAAATAATGTTCTACCCTTCTATAACATACCTTTTATGGAGCAGACTTTGTAAACTGAGGCACAATCATCACCAAGCTTTTGTCACAATATTGAAAACTCAATTGTCTGTCTGCAAGGTTTTGTCCTGTAGTATGAATGGTGCCCTACACAGAAACCACGCAAACAAAATTTGCAGGATTGTCAAAATACTTTTAGTCATATAGTTAGATGTGAAGATCAGGTGTCTGTTGGCCATATACAgtgtatatttacaataaaatggtaAGACAGAATAAAACAGTAAGACACCAAATAGTCATTGAACTAGGCCAATCCTATGTGTTGCCAACATACTTCAAATGATTCAAAAACCTAGatccttacattttttaaatagttttagtgGTTGGCTTTTGTTTGTGGTTATTTGCCAAAAGCCCCATATTTTCTAGTTTGAAAGGATTATACAACTAAAAACCATAAAGCCATCTCCCTATGATTTGCTAAACCATATGGTAggaatgcacaaaaaaaatggaaattgtagATGCTTTTATGACAAGCTGCTTCAGGATCTATGAAAGGAAACGTCAAGTAATAATGATAATccctacatttttaatttttctgttttacaactTTGCTTTTGACACTTGGAACCCACCGAATACAATCGCTAGGGCTAAATCGTTTCAGATTTTTCCCTCCTGTTTGCGCTGTTATCCTGGGATCTATTAAGGCAACTTCTGTAATGGATAATTCCCATAAActgattttaaatataataaaagtatttttatattctttattaggTATACTTACTTGTGTGTATTTTGTCTCCCCTGGTATGACTAATAATGCTTTTATATATTCCAGGCCTCTTGCTATCTGAAACAAGGCAAGTTCAAGCAAGCTGAGACTTTGTACAAAGAAATTTTGACACGGGCACATGAAAGGGAGTTTGGATCAGTTGATGGTAAGAGtttaaattaatgaaaaataaagcctaataaaattaagaaatttAAACCCTGGAGgataattacatgttttaaacTTTGTGATATTCAGGACTATTTTGGAGTCAGGGGATATCAGggggtctattgataaagctgtgaatctgacttTTACTAAAACATTGGTGGAGAATAAACATTTGCCCATGAAACaaatggaactggaagattctccaccagggaatgttttagtaaatatcactggaattcactgctttatagattaTGTTGTAGTCCCCACAATCTAGTTTTGCTAAGGACTTATGTATGGGGGGGGTGGCTTCCATTTGTCTAACTATAGAACTTTAAGAAGTCCATATTATTTTAGCCTAGTACTAGTATTTTACATGTAACATGCATTGATTCGCCGATGTATTGATTCCAATCTCACAAAACATATTGGTGAATTGGTATGTGACTCTCAACAAACTGCaaatttctttttgctttctgttgGGATGAAGGCACAGATGCATTTTCTGGATGTTTTGTGCATGTAAGgtacaaataaacaaacagaaacacGTTTTAATGCCTACACTGGATCCCCTACTCCTATTCCATCAGTTTGGTATTTGTGAAGTTGTTGAGATTCTGTACAACTTTGGATCTAATTGGTAGTTGcattataaaatctttatttttatgccATTGCAGATGAGAACAAACCTATCTGGATGCATGCCGAAGAAAGAGAAAAATTCAAAGTAAGGTTTGCTGGTTGAGCTAAGTTAGGTTTTTGGTTTGTAAAAGGACCGTAGATGCACATGCAGCGATTCACAGGCATATTAaggatttttttagttattaggAAAAACAGTTGCATTATATTAATCCATAGTACATATGTTGACTTTCTTTTTTCCACatcaaacaggatttttataccCATACAAGTTTAAAGTAATACAAAACCTTGCTTGCGGCAGAATAAATGCAGGTCAGAGAGGTCATATTCAGCacttatgcctaagaattataggcctacaatgtaaaataaatttacatgcagaACAATGTAccattttggcataaaaatactgacataattggaCTGCCAGGGAGATTAATGCCTGTTGACACAGAATCTATAGCTTTATGcaacataattatttaattatgtattgacaagcatttttttcttgaagGTTGATCTGTACTTATGTGCTTATGTGGATCTCTTAATTATAGGGTAAACAGAAGGATGGCACATTTGGAGAGTATGGAGGCTGGTATAAGGCCTGCAAAGTTGATAGGTAAGTTTTGGCAAAGATGCAAATTTGTTTGGTCAGTATTGTAACCTCCTAGCAGCTGTGGCTTTTAGATGTAAGGAATGTGAACTGTAGCCAAGCCTTTGGAAACAGGTGAAGCTCCACTGCATATGTTGTAACCATTTGTTTGTGATATTAATAAAGCACGTGTATGTATTATAGCCATTTACTGCactgaaacaaaatgacaaatacatAATGTTAAGTTCTCCTCAGCCCCACAGTGACCACTACCCTGAAAAACCTTGGAGCACTTTACAGACGTCAGGGCAAGTTTGAAGCTGCAGAAACATTAGAGGAGGCAGCAATGAGGTCACGGAAACAGGTAAGTGAGGTATCTGGTATGCTCTGCCCAGTTTTGTGtggcttattttttctttattatattgaaaCTATATTACTCTTCATCATATTGGCAGAGCAGGACCATATAATCAATATCCTTTTATCACTATTTTAGAATTCTGTGACATTAAACCTAAATAATTATATAGCTCTTTAGCAATAGTTTAAAAATTAACTGTACatttttccccctaaaaattaTTCCAATATtctcattttaatgcatttaatgtaCATAAAGTTTTGCTTGGGACACCAACTTCAGACTCCATGTTGTTTCTGACATACAGAAAGCCTGGGGTtttaaactgtcttttttttattttcccatggCAATCATGATAGTTGGTCCCAAGATAGTTGGTCATCAGATTCCCTGTGCAAGGCCACATAACCTAGATCTTTtataaaagctgaacttcagcaaAGCTGCTTTGTATATAATTGAGACTTGCTTTTAATTTGATTTGTGTTTCTGCACAGCCATGCTATAGGTAAGCGAGAGGAGGTCCTGGCCACAAATGTAAATTGAAACGATaatcaaaatataaactatattgaAGTTTACGACATACTCCAATTGTACCCCTGAAATCTAAGGATGCAGAATAAATCTGAACACCAAACCAAATGTTAATGAATGATAAAGAGTTCAATTCATTATAAAATATCAAGGACTGGTCAGTTGCAGACCCTGGCATCCTTTTAATCAGCTGGTGtagtctttttttaatactgagATTTTACTGAGAGTTTAAAATTCCTTATCGTTGAGACTTAGATCTAAATACTGACGACTTTAATCTCTGGTAAAGGGGCAGTTTAGCTTTGTCATAGAATGTTGGGAAATTAATTACCATAGTCTCCCATCATTTGGTCTggcacacatgtttttttttttttttaccccttgcATTTAGGGACCCAGATAACACATTACAAGAAGCTTAAATTAGGACAAGCTTGGCTGCTTAACactagttaattttttttaatcattaactGCTTAGAATTTAGCATTAAATcaaacctaaagtaaaaaaaaaaatatccaaatccTAATACCCATAAAAATCTGTGTAGCCTACCAATTTCCTAGAgatcaaaaaagaaagagaaaaaaacaaacaaaaaacataggaTCGCTGTACCCTGCTCTGTAGCTTTACAATGAGCACACCACAGCTCTAGCTTAGCCCCTATTGCATGTTCTGGTGTAACACTTCCCTAGGCTCTTCAAGTTTACCCTTGGTCAGAAAActgtataatgtttaaaaaaaaaaagcgcatGGTTTCTGTTAATTTTGTATCTGTATACTGTCAGGTGACATTTGTGTTTATTGTCTGGGTGTTGGCATgctgtgtttagtaaatcatTTCTGAAGTTATTTGTGACTGCATTGGCATGTTTCCTTGCTGGCTGACAGGGCTCAAAGTGATGCAGAAATATCGAATCAATAATTTATAATGACAAAGATCCGTTCTATTTAAACGCTATCTTCTATTAAAGATTTGGGATACAGGATTACAGGTATATATGTTAAGGTACTAACAGACACATTTCCATTTTGAAAAAATTAGAAATCTTTTCTAGCTAAGCCACACAGAAAAGCATTTCCTGCACTTTAGTTAAACTTGTACCTTGATCACACTTTTAGGTGGGGTAAACTGGGAAAGGGCTAGCAACCTCTTCCTGACAATGTTGTCATTAAAGGAACTGGGAAATTAAAGGAGGGACACAAGCAACAAAAAGGGCAAAATGACAGGATATTCTGTAAGAAAACCCCTAGTCTCATTGTTCCTCCATCCGAGTGTTCAACCCTAACACTGTGTTAACACTGTATGATGTCAAAGCTTACTATAGGGTAGTATAGTAAGGCTAACTAAACCTTTTTGCTCAAGGGTCATGGTcaggggtatagtggggtgggcacgccttgccctcacttttttcaggaatgggcaacATTGATCTGTCACGGACACACAGACACGAGTTGTTTACTATTACTTTGTTAGAAGAGATTTGTAGCAGCTACAAAACCTCTGAGTTTGTTGTCTTTGGTGATTTTATAATTGCTTCACGATTACTAGGTTCTCCAAAACCTTAAAGGAAAACTGGGTTATCCACCTTCTTTTTCACAGTATGTGTCTCTTATACTTTTTTCTGCATCATTATGTGGGTTCTGATGTCAGCTATGTGGAATGTTTTGTGTTCTAATTATGTCAAGGTATTTGGGGTCTGTTACAGATCCCAGTCCCTGGAAAGGAAACAGGAATCATGTTGTAAGGTCTTCCTTTCCAGGCCTTGACCTTTTACAGTCACTTTTTGTCCTTTTGACACAAATCTCAGGGGCTTTCTTCCTTTACTTGTAACGCAAGGGTCCTGTCTCACAGGGACTAGACAATGTCCACAAGCAGCGAGTGGCCGAAGTGTTAAATGACCCAGAAAGCATAGAGAAGAGGAGAAGCCGGGAGAGCCTCGACGTGGTAAAGTACGAGAGTGGTCCAGACGGAGGGGAGGAAGTGAGTATGAGCGTAGAGTGGAACGGGGTAAGTGCAGTACACAGTGTGGCCAAATAATGGACAATCTCACTTTGTAACCAATCTAAAACACATTAATGTGATCCGCATGCTGGTATAACTCCATTTTGTAATAACAAGAATAATTTACAGCAATCCTCTTGCCTAATTTGTTGATATTTCCATAATCTTTTATCTGGGCTCCTTTCCTTGTCTTATAATGCTGATTGAATGttccatttttattagttttctgttttcttcttgtaGAGTAGGTAGTAGTTATAAGAGAGATACAGTACAGTAATCTGTAGCAACCAATCTAATTTTGTTATTTACTTATTGAAAAGTCCAAGTAGACTATGTCAGTAGCTTTTTTGTACAGTATAACACCAAGTGATCTGAGTTTTGCTATTCATTCAGCTGGTAAAGCAACCTTAGCCAAAGTAAAATGGCCTGTCCCTTGCCCTCTTGCTGTGGAAAAAGGACCTTTACTTGGAGAGCTTTTCCTCTTATCTGCTGCTTCCACACAGTGGTTCTGTTCTGCAGCATGATGGCAGGAAACAAGCAGTTACTATAACTTTGACTTTATCAGCCAAATAGGCAAAGACTCCGACAGCCTTTGACAGAGTTATATGCTGGAGTTCAGTTGTGATTTATGCAATGAAAATCTGGATTACTGTACTTCTCTTTGTTGTGCCTTACGCTTTTGCATTTTAGAAGTCTGAGTAGCATTATAGTgtttagaaatataaaacctctctatatataaatgtttgtgttctctaatttttttttatttctaataaccGCTGGTTATTAGTTTTAAGGTTTGCGTTGTCACTGACACAAAAAAATTCATCATTTGTATGATAACTGTACAGACATGTAGGTTTGCCTAGGAAAGGAGAGATGTGTAGACATCTTTTGTGCTGATTGACCCTCTTGGGAGGGATCAATAGCAGTTGATTAGGAAAATGCAACCTGATCATTGAGAATGACTGAATAGGAGAAATGCTGCCACTTTTGGCTCCTAAAATTTCCAGCAGTGATATAAACATTAATTTCTCTAAAGTTATTGCTTGACCaccttttcatcctttttttttagtttagttaaaaCAAACATAAGGTAGCTCAACCaatatttgggtggttactacaGGTAATGGCTCTAAATTGAATGCCTGGGAAGCCCTGAGGAGCTCTACTCCTATCAATGCTCTTGCTTACCCCTTAGAATCTCCAATGCATTGCTATTTTAAATCCTGCCCATCACAGCCATGCGACAGTAGCTGATTGTAGGGTGGCGAAAGGGACAAACCAGACCCCTACCACATGAGTTGATCAGAGCATTATGAAGCACCCACAGAATTTGGTCTGAGCTGCCCAGCATTCTGGAGTTGTTTACAATATAACCTAAATATTGGTCAGGGCACTTTATAACCATTTATGTTCTCGTTTAGTGAATTCTCACATCATTCCCAGCCTGTCTACCTTTAGAAAGGGCTTATgagcttttattttacatacatgtcTCTTTAATAATACTCCATTTGGGTTTCTTTACACTGGGACAATCAATCAGCATGTATTCTTGTAATCaataacatgaaaatgaaaagcaTGGTATACTGCCTAATGCAATCTGCTGATTTATACTGTGTACTGTACTCTTCCCTTCATTTCTTCTGTACTTCTGCATGTTGTGCTGTGTTGAGCCTTGTTACTGTTCTGTGAGttaatatttcagtattttacaCAAAGTAAGCAACGGCTTTACAGTATTTCTAGGTCTGTGAATTCAGCCCCAAACTCTTTAACCTATTTTTGGATTGGGGTAACAAATTAACAAGGCTGGTAATCTTATTCTTTCCTTTTCTGCTGTAGTCTCTGAAACATTGAAGCTAAGTCACCTATTAAATCAAACTCCTGGACAGATCCTTCATGTTGCTATTTATGATCTGTTCTCATACAGTGCTATGTTTACCCCAGGGGTTGATTCTACTCtataaagcaaatgtattttatccaCACAGATTCACCATATTACAAATCCCAGTTAATAGTACTGGtgaaaaaaagtatgtgttaAGGAGTACATGAGATCAAGTGAACCACAGCAAACTAAGTGCATTGGTGAACACTAATCCTATCATGGGGTATATTTTATTAAGCAGACCTGTTGCTGAGGCTGATTTTTTACGAAGAATGTACTGGAAGATACCAAGGTAGACATACCAGACCTGTATAATCATACAACCTAGAGATGGTATAGGATATTAGAAGTTGAGCGACCAGATGTTGCAGTGGATCTACAGAGCAAGCCTATCTATGAGTTGATAATAAATTCCCAGCCTGGTTACCTTGTTACCCTATCacctaaacaaaatgtatttatgttttttgataaaGTACTCTTTTTAAAATAGAGGCAGAAAAGTTAATGATTCCAAAACCAATATCCTGTATATAGATTTTTCACCCAAGGCTGGAggcaaattatattttactacttttaagTTTTTTCTGCttaatttacctatttttttggtatatattcatttttatgttgtCATTTTGTCATATGAGAAAACAGTACCACATTCcatatacttttgttttattgtgacaTCCTGTGTTCAATGTACATTTATGCATGACTCTGCCTGCTTTTGTTTGTTGCCCATATATTGTTTTCTTCCTATAAAAGGTGACACAACATGGTAAATGTGGGGTGCTTAGCTCATGCTAAAGCTCATAGGTATTATTCTGTAAATCGTCAAGGCACTGGGTATGGGTGATGTGTGATACATAGAGGGGAAAAATTCACATTTAAGAAGATTTATCCACGTTCAGTTTCTTGCAGTGAATTTGAGCATTACAGTGCATTTGTGGGGTGGTAAAATTCTAGTGAATGAATTGACAATCATGTGGGTCTCATCGCCAAACTGTTGGGTCTATGCCATCTTTGGTGACAATCCATGGGCCTATTTTTGCAAGCTATGCATCCATTTTAGCAATGCTAaatgttccaataaaaaaaaaaccctttacaaGGGCACCTATGTTCAGAGTGAATATGCATCATTTTCTCTGCTGTCGAAATTGTTTCTGATACTGAAGGACGCTTAGCTGCATTGTAGTTGTAAAGCTATTTACAACTAAAGCATATTTACCTATAGTAAATATGGCATCTGCCAAATGTCTAATAGTCTTCATAAAGCATTTAAGTAATAATACCTGGCATGGGATTATTTCCTTAGCTGATGCTTTTACAGTTTGCATATGAAAGCCTTGACCTCTATCCTGGTATAAGAAGCTTATATTGCTTGAATTTATCTCACTCCCTAGAAGGATCTGTGCAACTAGTATCTGGTCAATATTAATGAAACCAATGCTAGGCCAATGGTTCTCTCTGGTGCCAAATCAGTTGGTTCCTAAGACATTCTGGGAAGAAGAAATGTGCAAAATTGGGCTTTAGCAATGAGATGTCACTTATCGGTAATATTATTTAGGAAGGtccatttttatttcatcatttaaagAGGTTCTCCATGCAGAACATTTTATTCAATCAGTGATATTTTACATCCTGCTTTTGAGTGATTACATTTGTTTTGCGTTCTTTGATTTTCTGTAgcactgcttgcattttttgTAACAAGAACTGTTGATACAGGCTCGTTGCAGGAGAGCTTGCTGGCAGTTTTAATCTGCAATATGACATTTCACCGCCCAGGcgaaaaaatttaaacattttaaagtaagaaGCTGCTCATGTTCTAGAACATGCTATTACCAGTGCCAGCCTTATATTGTAACTGCTAAGAGGCATGCAGATTTTATTTGCAGCATAGGAACCATTTGACACTTAGTAAAGAATTTAACTGATGTTGCAGAATTTAAAGGTTCATTCATTCTTTGGCAAGCAAGTTTCTTAGTCTTAGAATATTAATTGGGGctttaaaaaaagagttatttCTGAATTACGGgttcttttatgtaaaggaaaacatt is part of the Pyxicephalus adspersus chromosome 12, UCB_Pads_2.0, whole genome shotgun sequence genome and harbors:
- the KLC1 gene encoding kinesin light chain 1 isoform X8, whose amino-acid sequence is MYDNMSTMVFLKEDKLEKLTQDEIISKTKQVIQGLEALKNEHNSILQSLLETLKCLKKDDESNLVEEKSNMIRKSLEMLELGLSEAQVMMALSNHLNAVESEKQKLRAQVRRLCQENQWLRDELANTQQKLQRSEQSVAQLEEEKKHLEFMNQLKKYDDDISPSDDKDSDSSKEPLDDLFPNDDDDQGPGIQQPHSSAAAAAQQGGYEIPARLRTLHNLVIQYASQGRYEVAVPLCKQALEDLEKTSGHDHPDVATMLNILALVYRDQNKYKDAANLLNDALAIREKTLGKDHPAVAATLNNLAVLYGKRGKYKEAEPLCKRALEIREKVLGKDHPDVAKQLNNLALLCQNQGKYEEVEYYYQRALEIYQTKLGPDDPNVAKTKNNLASCYLKQGKFKQAETLYKEILTRAHEREFGSVDDENKPIWMHAEEREKFKGKQKDGTFGEYGGWYKACKVDSPTVTTTLKNLGALYRRQGKFEAAETLEEAAMRSRKQGPVSQGLDNVHKQRVAEVLNDPESIEKRRSRESLDVVKYESGPDGGEEVSMSVEWNGA
- the KLC1 gene encoding kinesin light chain 1 isoform X9; translated protein: MYDNMSTMVFLKEDKLEKLTQDEIISKTKQVIQGLEALKNEHNSILQSLLETLKCLKKDDESNLVEEKSNMIRKSLEMLELGLSEAQVMMALSNHLNAVESEKQKLRAQVRRLCQENQWLRDELANTQQKLQRSEQSVAQLEEEKKHLEFMNQLKKYDDDISPSDDKDSDSSKEPLDDLFPNDDDDQGPGIQQPHSSAAAAAQQGGYEIPARLRTLHNLVIQYASQGRYEVAVPLCKQALEDLEKTSGHDHPDVATMLNILALVYRDQNKYKDAANLLNDALAIREKTLGKDHPAVAATLNNLAVLYGKRGKYKEAEPLCKRALEIREKVLGKDHPDVAKQLNNLALLCQNQGKYEEVEYYYQRALEIYQTKLGPDDPNVAKTKNNLASCYLKQGKFKQAETLYKEILTRAHEREFGSVDDENKPIWMHAEEREKFKGKQKDGTFGEYGGWYKACKVDSPTVTTTLKNLGALYRRQGKFEAAETLEEAAMRSRKQGPVSQGLDNVHKQRVAEVLNDPESIEKRRSRESLDVVKYESGPDGGEEA